From Hugenholtzia roseola DSM 9546, one genomic window encodes:
- a CDS encoding RNA polymerase sigma factor, whose translation MGKQQQPKPTFVETTAYQEKNADIIAKAQEGDRRAQYQLYQDYASAMFHTALRLMGRNEEAEEALQDAFLQAFRKLGEYRGEAAFGAWLKRIVVRTCLNALQKKQWEWSPLPPASLQIAEESEKDQDALILQVQKVQNAVQQLPDGFRLVLSLYLFEGYDHEEIADILQISASTSKSQYSRAKKKLREILTVR comes from the coding sequence ATGGGCAAACAACAACAACCCAAACCGACTTTTGTGGAAACAACGGCTTATCAGGAAAAAAATGCAGACATCATAGCCAAAGCCCAAGAAGGCGACCGTCGTGCGCAATACCAACTCTATCAAGACTATGCGTCAGCGATGTTCCACACCGCGCTGCGTCTTATGGGGCGCAACGAAGAAGCCGAAGAAGCCTTGCAAGATGCCTTTTTACAAGCCTTTCGCAAACTTGGCGAGTACCGTGGCGAAGCCGCCTTCGGTGCGTGGCTCAAAAGGATTGTGGTGCGCACTTGCCTCAATGCGCTACAAAAAAAACAGTGGGAATGGAGTCCCTTGCCCCCTGCGAGCTTGCAAATTGCGGAAGAGAGCGAAAAAGACCAAGACGCGCTAATTTTGCAGGTGCAAAAGGTGCAAAATGCCGTCCAGCAGTTGCCCGATGGCTTTCGCTTGGTGCTTTCGCTCTACCTTTTTGAAGGATACGACCATGAAGAAATTGCAGACATTCTACAAATTTCTGCTTCTACTTCTAAATCTCAATATAGCCGTGCTAAGAAAAAATTGAGAGAAATTCTGACGGTTCGTTGA
- a CDS encoding outer membrane beta-barrel protein: MKTNYFFFALFFLLMPFQAAKSQNIAQVGFSLAAGLPLNDFKRESEVNVSGGVNGYLLFPILSQRLAERNLNLSLGLDFGYQIYGMESFDTQDFYNGNFVTVTERTTNNIVQTHALLRLSPKDKGARLQPYLEALVGGKYFFTRTVWEEAGEVYDSVEDHSDFAFSYGGGGGIGIRLSSWVYLDLRATYLRGGFADYLTEGSILPDPNNIDAVIYDIKKSRTDMLLPQLGINFKIQ, from the coding sequence ATGAAAACGAACTACTTTTTTTTCGCACTCTTTTTTTTATTGATGCCCTTTCAGGCAGCAAAATCGCAGAATATCGCACAAGTAGGCTTTTCTTTGGCGGCAGGTTTGCCTCTCAACGATTTCAAGCGCGAATCGGAGGTAAATGTCAGCGGAGGGGTGAATGGCTATTTGCTTTTCCCGATTCTAAGTCAGCGTCTTGCCGAGCGCAACCTCAACCTTTCCTTAGGGCTTGATTTTGGATACCAAATTTATGGCATGGAGAGCTTTGATACGCAAGATTTTTACAACGGGAATTTCGTTACGGTAACAGAACGCACTACCAACAATATCGTACAGACTCACGCCCTATTGCGCCTTTCGCCAAAGGATAAGGGAGCGCGTTTGCAGCCCTATTTGGAAGCACTGGTAGGAGGAAAATATTTTTTCACGCGCACCGTTTGGGAAGAAGCAGGGGAAGTGTATGATTCGGTAGAAGACCATAGCGACTTTGCTTTTAGTTATGGCGGAGGCGGAGGAATCGGTATTCGCCTCTCATCTTGGGTTTATCTCGATTTGAGAGCCACTTACTTGCGCGGCGGCTTTGCCGACTACCTCACCGAAGGCTCTATCCTACCAGACCCCAACAACATCGATGCCGTTATCTATGATATAAAAAAATCGCGTACAGATATGTTGCTTCCACAGCTCGGCATCAATTTTAAAATTCAATAA
- a CDS encoding DinB family protein, translating to MKDTQHNSQKIAIFAALFFDIVFFTLSKNAAMLLQNYLLRLWEYNEWANQTYLTCLVHLEEAGVELPPRLALLNSHVILAQKLWLTRIKGNPDLSIDIWESLPFKALSPISAQNFENWKAHLATADEAELERKVSYLNFEKKPYISSVFEICMQNINHASYHRAQYALLLRQQGIKPPNTDFITHARLISGQPL from the coding sequence TTGAAAGATACGCAACACAATTCTCAAAAAATTGCTATCTTTGCAGCCTTATTCTTTGATATTGTTTTTTTTACACTAAGTAAAAATGCTGCTATGTTGCTACAAAATTACCTCCTTCGCCTTTGGGAATACAATGAATGGGCAAATCAGACCTATCTAACTTGCTTGGTTCATCTTGAAGAAGCGGGTGTTGAGCTGCCGCCGCGCCTTGCCCTTCTCAATAGCCATGTGATATTGGCACAAAAGTTATGGCTTACACGCATCAAGGGCAATCCCGATTTGAGCATTGATATTTGGGAAAGCCTCCCTTTTAAGGCATTAAGTCCTATTTCGGCTCAAAATTTTGAGAATTGGAAGGCACACTTAGCCACTGCCGACGAAGCAGAATTGGAGCGAAAAGTGTCCTATCTCAATTTTGAGAAAAAACCATATATCAGCAGCGTTTTCGAAATTTGCATGCAGAATATCAACCATGCCAGCTACCATCGCGCCCAGTACGCACTTTTATTGCGTCAGCAAGGCATAAAGCCGCCCAATACCGACTTCATTACCCATGCACGCCTTATCAGCGGACAGCCCTTGTAG
- a CDS encoding TIGR01777 family oxidoreductase, whose protein sequence is MKTVIITGGTGLVGTRLTEMLLASKAYKVVHFSRSSKKTHPLVEVCKWDVERGEIDEQAFLEADYLIHLAGANVGDKAWIETRKREILDSRTYSTQLLEEKIRKLSHRLKAFISTSAIGYYGYKSGDQPKDEQGRAGDDFLAQVCVAWEKPALQVREVRTAILRIGIVLSEKGGALEAMRKPIALYAGAALGSGKQWVSWIHLDDLCRFFIFAMENESVKGIYNAVAPNPVTNEELTKIIAKTLHKPLFLPAVPEAALYLLLGEQAQMPLSNIYASHLKMAETGFEWEYEQAQKAVQNLLGKR, encoded by the coding sequence ATGAAAACAGTTATCATCACAGGCGGCACAGGCTTGGTAGGCACGCGCCTGACCGAAATGCTTTTGGCATCAAAGGCGTATAAGGTTGTGCATTTTAGCCGTAGCAGCAAAAAAACACACCCCTTAGTGGAAGTCTGCAAATGGGACGTAGAGCGCGGCGAAATAGATGAGCAAGCCTTTTTGGAAGCCGATTATCTCATTCATTTGGCGGGTGCAAATGTGGGCGATAAGGCTTGGATAGAAACACGTAAGCGCGAAATTTTGGATAGCCGCACCTATTCTACCCAACTTTTAGAAGAAAAAATACGCAAACTTTCACACCGTTTGAAAGCCTTTATTTCCACCTCTGCCATTGGATATTACGGCTACAAGTCGGGCGACCAGCCCAAAGATGAACAAGGGAGAGCAGGGGACGATTTTTTGGCACAAGTCTGTGTGGCTTGGGAAAAACCAGCCTTGCAGGTGAGAGAAGTGCGGACGGCTATCCTACGCATAGGCATTGTGCTTTCTGAAAAGGGCGGTGCTTTGGAAGCCATGCGCAAGCCTATTGCCCTTTATGCAGGGGCAGCATTGGGCAGTGGCAAACAGTGGGTTTCGTGGATTCACCTCGACGACCTATGCCGTTTCTTTATTTTTGCGATGGAAAATGAAAGTGTAAAGGGAATTTACAATGCGGTAGCTCCCAATCCTGTAACGAATGAGGAACTAACCAAAATCATAGCCAAGACGCTTCACAAGCCACTCTTTCTACCTGCCGTCCCCGAAGCCGCGCTTTATCTGCTTTTGGGCGAACAGGCGCAAATGCCTTTGAGCAATATCTATGCTTCGCATCTGAAAATGGCAGAAACAGGTTTTGAGTGGGAATATGAACAGGCACAGAAGGCAGTGCAGAATTTATTGGGCAAACGATAA
- a CDS encoding Hpt domain-containing protein has translation MQDSNSNIKFDLNLLKKQALDKRLQVLVLDAKGFVVQSCESLFSLLPTEEAGRERAQAASLQVSLFELFKPLAKFKPLFLEGNQPTLFIEKIALAPPLAQQAEGEVSSTWFDVFFERKEDKWLVFLYHKNQEYELFLKQKKKNEAALLELSNDYLTLKHQYQQLEQTHQDLLRRQQEAFQAQIQQWFHLPLAALQQLILLPLQEKGLRLKEALESALKHVELLEDYALHSRKEGEKVFNLPLFLEEIEKAFWHIEFLQGGKIEIKQKDLPPLSLLPAFWQVDSLALAKAVFMLVRWVRVRFLLQKTYLSIKIHKTGFALWIENAGKNQEQSPFLPFSETFQDLHFQDIESIPEFRMMQKWAAAARATVVGKVGLEKVCVEVQVQVQPALQETEPQGFDCLALIYTEDPTESWALQTFCSQNHIPWQRVIPTEATAFEVEAAFSNNKTKIFFVSPKSIARLSELERWKLCLEKGKGILILPALSLEWQKWAIEQGLEYLVKPFEPTALAQKIKHLLSKPLKKVYQEQIDLTTIYEIVDGQVEMVQTMLMILAKNLQEYPEQMHQRFLNGDLAGLRQLAHKFKSCTAYTGLSQFNQTLSDIETSAETGLSLNQIETLVSFIAEASIEVEKQVQQKMTEILDYQ, from the coding sequence ATGCAAGATTCAAACTCTAATATAAAATTTGATTTAAACTTGCTCAAAAAGCAAGCCCTCGATAAACGTTTGCAAGTCTTAGTTTTAGATGCAAAAGGCTTTGTTGTGCAAAGTTGTGAAAGCCTTTTTTCCCTTCTTCCCACAGAGGAGGCAGGCAGGGAAAGGGCGCAAGCCGCTTCTTTGCAGGTGTCGCTCTTCGAGCTATTCAAGCCGCTTGCCAAATTCAAACCGCTTTTTTTGGAAGGCAATCAGCCTACGCTTTTTATCGAAAAAATTGCCCTTGCGCCTCCACTTGCTCAACAGGCAGAGGGCGAGGTTTCTTCTACCTGGTTTGATGTCTTTTTCGAAAGAAAGGAGGATAAGTGGCTTGTCTTTTTGTATCATAAAAATCAGGAATACGAACTTTTTTTGAAGCAGAAAAAAAAGAATGAAGCCGCTTTATTAGAACTAAGCAATGATTATCTAACTTTAAAGCACCAATATCAGCAGCTCGAACAGACACACCAAGACCTTTTGCGCCGTCAGCAAGAGGCATTTCAGGCACAAATTCAGCAGTGGTTTCATCTGCCTTTGGCTGCCCTACAACAGCTTATTTTGCTGCCACTACAAGAAAAAGGATTGCGACTAAAAGAGGCTCTCGAAAGCGCACTCAAACACGTCGAACTTTTGGAGGACTACGCGCTACATAGCAGAAAGGAGGGTGAAAAAGTTTTTAATTTGCCTCTTTTTTTAGAAGAAATAGAAAAAGCCTTTTGGCACATCGAATTTTTACAAGGGGGCAAAATAGAGATAAAACAGAAAGATTTGCCGCCGCTTTCGCTTCTTCCTGCGTTTTGGCAGGTGGATAGCTTGGCTTTGGCAAAGGCGGTTTTTATGTTGGTCAGATGGGTAAGGGTTCGCTTTTTGCTACAAAAAACATATCTTTCTATTAAAATTCACAAAACGGGTTTTGCACTTTGGATAGAAAATGCAGGGAAAAATCAGGAGCAGTCGCCTTTCCTACCTTTTAGCGAAACCTTCCAAGACCTTCATTTTCAAGACATCGAGAGTATTCCCGAATTTAGGATGATGCAAAAATGGGCGGCGGCGGCACGCGCTACCGTTGTAGGTAAGGTGGGGCTTGAAAAGGTCTGTGTGGAGGTACAGGTGCAGGTGCAGCCTGCCCTACAAGAAACAGAGCCGCAAGGATTTGATTGTCTGGCTCTTATCTATACCGAAGACCCTACGGAAAGTTGGGCTTTGCAGACTTTTTGCAGCCAAAACCATATTCCTTGGCAGCGTGTTATACCCACAGAAGCAACGGCTTTCGAGGTAGAAGCGGCTTTTTCTAACAATAAAACGAAGATTTTTTTCGTTAGTCCCAAAAGTATCGCAAGGCTTTCCGAATTGGAACGCTGGAAGCTTTGTCTTGAAAAGGGGAAAGGCATACTTATCCTGCCCGCCCTTAGTTTGGAATGGCAAAAGTGGGCAATAGAGCAGGGATTGGAGTATCTGGTCAAGCCCTTCGAGCCGACTGCTTTGGCACAAAAAATCAAACATTTACTTTCTAAACCCCTTAAAAAAGTGTATCAAGAACAGATAGACCTCACCACAATCTACGAAATCGTAGATGGGCAAGTGGAAATGGTGCAGACCATGTTAATGATTTTAGCTAAAAACTTGCAAGAATATCCCGAACAAATGCACCAACGTTTCCTAAATGGCGATTTGGCTGGATTGCGACAGCTTGCGCATAAATTCAAATCCTGCACCGCCTATACAGGGCTTTCTCAATTCAATCAGACCCTTTCCGACATAGAAACAAGCGCGGAAACGGGGCTTTCACTCAATCAAATCGAAACCTTAGTTTCTTTTATTGCAGAGGCTTCTATTGAGGTAGAAAAGCAAGTGCAGCAAAAAATGACAGAAATTTTAGACTATCAATAG
- a CDS encoding acyl-CoA thioesterase — MPKQKFCRESLVIMTEMVLPNDTNPLNNLMGGRLLHMMDVAGAIAAQRHCNRVVVTASVDNVSFEHCIKIGSVVSIRAYVTRAFNSSMEVYVEVMGEEILGTGSKTVTNKAYLTFVAVDQIGKPIPVPDAIAETAEEKAHYEGALRRRQLRLVLAGRMKPEEATELKSIFFTEKA; from the coding sequence ATGCCCAAACAAAAATTTTGTAGAGAATCGCTGGTTATCATGACCGAAATGGTCTTGCCCAACGACACCAACCCTTTGAACAACCTAATGGGCGGCAGGCTGCTGCACATGATGGACGTAGCAGGTGCGATTGCCGCACAGCGGCACTGCAATAGAGTCGTCGTTACGGCTTCGGTAGATAATGTATCCTTCGAGCATTGCATCAAAATTGGCAGTGTCGTTTCCATTCGCGCCTACGTAACACGTGCCTTCAATTCCTCGATGGAAGTTTATGTAGAAGTAATGGGCGAGGAAATCTTGGGAACAGGCTCTAAAACGGTAACCAACAAAGCCTATCTCACCTTTGTCGCCGTCGACCAAATTGGAAAACCCATTCCCGTACCTGATGCCATTGCCGAAACTGCCGAAGAAAAAGCACACTACGAAGGGGCTTTGCGCCGCCGCCAACTGCGCTTGGTCTTGGCAGGCAGAATGAAACCCGAAGAAGCTACCGAACTCAAATCTATTTTCTTTACAGAAAAAGCGTAG
- the rpe gene encoding ribulose-phosphate 3-epimerase, whose amino-acid sequence MQTPTLIAPSLLAADFAHLGRDVEMLNQSAADWLHIDVMDGVFVPNISFGLPVMQAIAKVAQKPLDVHLMIVEPEKYVPAFIELGAQVVSVHYEACPHLHRNLQQIKALGAKAGVAINPHTSVELLEDVLSDIDVVCLMSVNPGFGGQKFIERTYERVRKLKALINKHQTQTLIEIDGGVNAHNAPLLVQAGADVLVAGSFVFSSANPSQTIAALKG is encoded by the coding sequence ATGCAAACTCCTACCCTGATTGCGCCTTCTCTTTTGGCTGCCGACTTCGCTCATTTGGGGCGTGATGTAGAAATGCTCAACCAAAGTGCTGCCGATTGGCTGCATATAGATGTCATGGACGGCGTTTTTGTACCCAATATATCCTTCGGGCTGCCCGTCATGCAAGCGATAGCGAAGGTGGCACAAAAGCCCTTAGACGTGCATTTGATGATTGTTGAGCCTGAAAAATATGTCCCTGCTTTTATAGAATTGGGGGCGCAGGTGGTGTCGGTGCATTACGAAGCCTGCCCTCATTTGCACCGCAATTTACAGCAAATTAAAGCCTTAGGCGCGAAAGCGGGAGTGGCTATCAATCCACACACTTCGGTAGAGCTTTTAGAAGATGTCCTCTCTGATATCGATGTTGTCTGTCTGATGTCGGTCAATCCGGGTTTTGGGGGGCAGAAATTTATCGAGCGCACCTACGAAAGAGTGCGCAAGTTGAAGGCTTTAATCAACAAACACCAGACTCAAACGCTGATAGAAATTGATGGCGGCGTGAATGCACACAACGCACCACTTTTGGTGCAGGCAGGGGCAGATGTCTTAGTGGCAGGAAGTTTTGTTTTTTCCTCTGCCAATCCAAGTCAGACCATTGCCGCTTTGAAGGGATAG
- a CDS encoding S46 family peptidase: protein MKKTSLALLLAVFTLLSYAPLRADEGMWLAMLLGKLNEVDMKAKGLKLSAEQIYSVNNSSLKDAIFGLGYGNPGSNFCTSEAISSEGLLLTNHHCAYDLIQSHSTPENNILEKGFMAATKAEELPNQGLTASFLVRMEDVTEKMKAAMGNGTAYQVQQQIIEEATKDTHYKAIVKDFFFGNEFYLFVFETFRDVRLVAAPPEAVGKFGGDTDNWMWPRHTGDFAILRIYADKDNKPADYSTDNVPYKPKHFLPVSVKGIQEGDFAMTFGFPGRTERYKTSYSLLVDFEMSNPARIKLRENRLNLMKESMDKDPKVRLMYAAKYAQISNYYKYFIGQNEGLARLKTVDLKRENEAKFQDWADKSGEERYATALKRIEEAQKAMTEYQLSYIYLQEAAFGAELMELAYEFYDLYDLLKAGNDTKEAAAAKEAAINAHFEEYNTTIDKRVFAKLFSFYAQDVPKSQQPALFESVVAKKYKGNWEKYADKMFASSFLTSKERALAFAKNPSLKAMESDLGFSLFLDVFNNYRQKIAPAIGQSQGALMMAMRDYVEGLRAMQTDKVFYPDANSTLRLSYGTVRDYAPKDGVQFNYFTTHKGILEKENPNDAEFVVPAKVKELIQKKDFGTYADKNGNLPVAFITDNDITGGNSGSPVIGANGELIGLAFDGNWEAMTGDLVYDVEYKRCINVDIRYVLWTIDKVLGGERLIQEMKLVK from the coding sequence ATGAAAAAAACAAGTCTTGCACTGCTACTTGCAGTCTTTACCCTGCTTTCTTACGCGCCCTTGCGTGCAGACGAAGGCATGTGGCTTGCCATGCTTTTAGGCAAACTCAATGAAGTCGACATGAAGGCGAAAGGGCTAAAACTTTCTGCCGAACAGATTTATAGCGTCAATAATTCGAGCCTTAAAGATGCTATCTTTGGCTTAGGATATGGCAACCCCGGTTCTAATTTCTGTACTTCGGAGGCAATTTCGAGCGAAGGCTTATTGCTTACCAATCACCACTGCGCTTATGATTTAATCCAAAGCCACAGCACGCCTGAAAACAACATCTTAGAAAAAGGCTTTATGGCGGCTACAAAGGCAGAGGAGCTACCCAATCAAGGGCTTACGGCTTCTTTTTTGGTGCGTATGGAAGATGTAACCGAAAAAATGAAAGCCGCTATGGGAAATGGCACTGCTTATCAGGTACAGCAGCAAATCATCGAGGAGGCTACAAAGGATACACACTACAAAGCCATCGTAAAGGACTTTTTCTTCGGCAATGAGTTCTATCTCTTTGTGTTTGAAACTTTCCGCGACGTGCGTTTGGTGGCTGCCCCCCCCGAAGCGGTAGGCAAATTTGGTGGCGATACCGACAACTGGATGTGGCCTCGTCATACAGGCGACTTCGCTATCTTGCGCATCTATGCCGACAAAGACAACAAGCCTGCTGATTATAGCACCGATAACGTGCCTTACAAGCCTAAGCACTTCCTGCCCGTTTCGGTGAAAGGTATCCAAGAAGGCGATTTTGCCATGACTTTTGGCTTTCCCGGTCGTACAGAACGCTACAAAACCTCATATAGCCTTTTGGTAGATTTTGAAATGTCGAATCCTGCTCGCATCAAATTGCGTGAGAATCGCCTCAATTTGATGAAAGAAAGCATGGACAAAGACCCCAAAGTACGCCTTATGTATGCTGCCAAATATGCACAAATTAGCAACTACTACAAGTATTTTATCGGTCAGAATGAAGGTTTGGCGCGTTTGAAAACAGTAGATTTGAAGCGTGAGAATGAAGCCAAATTCCAAGATTGGGCAGATAAAAGCGGAGAAGAGCGTTATGCCACTGCTTTGAAGCGCATCGAGGAGGCACAGAAAGCCATGACAGAGTACCAACTTTCTTACATCTACCTACAAGAAGCCGCCTTTGGCGCAGAATTGATGGAGTTGGCTTACGAATTTTATGACCTTTACGACCTTCTCAAAGCAGGCAACGATACAAAAGAAGCGGCAGCAGCAAAAGAAGCGGCTATCAATGCACATTTCGAAGAATACAATACCACTATCGACAAGCGCGTTTTTGCCAAACTATTTAGCTTCTATGCCCAAGATGTGCCTAAAAGCCAGCAGCCTGCCCTTTTCGAAAGTGTAGTGGCGAAAAAATACAAGGGTAATTGGGAAAAGTATGCCGACAAAATGTTCGCTTCTTCTTTCCTTACTTCAAAAGAACGCGCTTTGGCTTTTGCAAAAAATCCTTCTTTAAAGGCAATGGAAAGCGATTTAGGTTTTAGCCTTTTCTTAGACGTATTTAATAACTATCGTCAGAAAATTGCCCCTGCCATTGGTCAGTCGCAGGGAGCTTTGATGATGGCAATGCGCGACTATGTAGAGGGCTTGCGTGCCATGCAAACCGACAAGGTTTTCTATCCTGATGCCAATTCTACTTTGCGCCTTTCTTATGGTACGGTAAGAGATTACGCGCCGAAAGATGGCGTGCAGTTCAATTATTTCACTACCCACAAAGGTATTTTGGAAAAAGAAAACCCCAATGATGCCGAGTTTGTAGTTCCTGCCAAAGTAAAGGAGCTAATTCAGAAAAAAGACTTTGGCACGTATGCCGACAAAAATGGCAACCTCCCTGTCGCTTTTATTACCGATAACGACATTACGGGTGGTAATTCGGGTAGCCCTGTCATTGGTGCTAATGGCGAACTCATAGGGCTTGCCTTCGACGGCAACTGGGAAGCCATGACAGGCGACTTAGTCTATGATGTAGAGTACAAGCGTTGCATCAATGTCGATATCCGCTACGTCCTCTGGACAATAGACAAAGTATTAGGCGGAGAGCGTCTTATCCAAGAGATGAAACTGGTTAAATAA
- a CDS encoding polyprenol monophosphomannose synthase, with product MKERIVIIPTYNEIENIEGIIEAVFALPLPFDVLIIDDGSPDGTAQKVQQMQQKWGGRLILEQRKGKLGLGTAYLHGFAKALAWGYAYIFEMDADFSHDPKDLVRLYQACAEGQNDVAIGSRYIKGVNVVNWPMSRVLMSYFASMYVRLITGMPIMDATAGFKCYRRNVLETIPLEKIKFVGYAFQIEMKFTAWKYGFKVVEVPIIFTDRTKGVSKMSSKIFKEAFFGVIQMKIQSLFRSYRR from the coding sequence ATGAAAGAGCGTATCGTTATCATTCCTACCTACAACGAAATCGAAAACATCGAGGGCATTATCGAAGCTGTTTTCGCCTTGCCACTTCCTTTTGATGTCCTAATTATTGATGACGGCTCACCCGACGGAACGGCACAAAAGGTACAGCAGATGCAGCAGAAGTGGGGCGGAAGGCTTATTTTAGAGCAGCGCAAGGGCAAATTAGGCTTAGGAACTGCCTATTTGCATGGTTTTGCCAAAGCCTTAGCTTGGGGCTATGCCTATATTTTTGAAATGGACGCAGACTTTTCACACGACCCCAAAGATTTGGTACGCCTCTATCAAGCCTGTGCAGAAGGGCAAAACGACGTAGCTATCGGCTCGCGCTACATCAAGGGTGTAAATGTGGTGAATTGGCCTATGAGCAGGGTGCTGATGTCTTATTTTGCAAGCATGTACGTCCGCTTGATTACGGGCATGCCCATCATGGACGCAACGGCAGGCTTCAAATGTTACCGCCGCAACGTTTTAGAAACCATACCACTCGAAAAGATAAAATTTGTAGGGTACGCTTTTCAGATAGAAATGAAATTTACGGCGTGGAAATATGGCTTCAAAGTAGTAGAAGTACCCATTATTTTCACCGACCGCACCAAAGGTGTTTCTAAAATGTCGTCTAAAATCTTCAAAGAGGCTTTTTTTGGCGTAATTCAGATGAAAATACAGAGCCTTTTTCGCAGTTATCGCAGGTAG